From Algoriphagus sp. NG3, the proteins below share one genomic window:
- a CDS encoding 6-bladed beta-propeller translates to MKQLSLFFILPFFSILFCCSSGGNDNSEKSIDGLEIIKVDLSKAREGKLSEFFEPEIEYIWLKDDVEGAQLGNLNKVFFREDKIFTLDIFGCKCIQIFDREGNFLSKIRAYGEGPKQYKDFDDATIVNNEVLLLGVVPPKLMWFSTEGEFLKEEKLKDFTGTGIYSENEKRYYFYSNPREPGAYFLQSVDSIFQDTLSTIPYNENRYYGSFSEKNSFKKSSNSIYFGMPFNDTIYQTHSGKLIPKIVFDFGQNAQNNEELKKMEENSNPLEELDFINKKAKLYFVPHQWFITESLLYSDFMYRGESFNVFFDRYNQIPYVLGRPINDDLNEGFDPFSINYQFNQAKVGTIISGKGLFDILQKKKAELGQEGFEEYVKGKGKNFAQAAFAAKDSENPVLIVYSVEK, encoded by the coding sequence ATGAAACAGCTTAGTCTATTCTTTATCCTGCCTTTTTTTAGTATTTTATTTTGCTGTTCTTCAGGAGGAAATGATAATTCCGAGAAATCCATCGACGGACTAGAAATCATTAAAGTTGACCTTTCAAAAGCCCGAGAGGGAAAACTCTCAGAGTTTTTTGAACCTGAGATAGAATATATATGGCTCAAGGATGATGTAGAAGGTGCGCAATTAGGGAACTTGAATAAGGTATTTTTCCGTGAAGACAAGATTTTTACTTTGGATATTTTTGGATGCAAATGCATTCAGATTTTTGATAGAGAGGGTAATTTCCTCTCTAAAATCCGGGCATATGGAGAAGGGCCAAAGCAGTACAAGGATTTTGATGATGCTACAATAGTCAATAATGAAGTATTGCTGCTTGGAGTAGTGCCACCAAAACTTATGTGGTTTTCAACAGAGGGTGAATTTTTGAAAGAAGAAAAGTTAAAGGATTTTACTGGGACGGGTATTTACTCAGAAAATGAAAAGAGATATTATTTCTACTCAAACCCTCGAGAACCTGGTGCCTATTTTTTACAGAGCGTAGATTCAATTTTTCAGGACACTCTAAGTACTATTCCTTACAATGAGAATAGATATTATGGTAGTTTTTCGGAAAAAAACTCATTTAAAAAATCATCAAATTCCATCTACTTTGGTATGCCTTTTAATGATACAATATATCAAACCCATTCAGGAAAATTGATTCCCAAAATAGTTTTTGATTTTGGACAGAATGCTCAGAATAATGAAGAGTTGAAGAAAATGGAGGAAAATTCGAATCCATTAGAAGAGCTTGATTTTATAAACAAAAAAGCAAAATTGTACTTTGTGCCACACCAGTGGTTTATTACAGAGTCCCTGCTTTATTCAGATTTTATGTATAGAGGGGAATCATTCAATGTGTTTTTTGACAGATACAACCAAATCCCCTACGTTCTGGGTAGACCGATTAATGATGATCTCAATGAAGGGTTTGATCCTTTTTCAATAAATTATCAGTTTAACCAGGCCAAAGTAGGTACTATAATCTCTGGAAAAGGGCTTTTTGATATCTTGCAGAAAAAGAAAGCCGAGCTCGGTCAGGAGGGCTTTGAGGAATATGTTAAAGGCAAAGGGAAAAACTTCGCCCAAGCAGCTTTTGCGGCCAAGGACTCGGAGAATCCTGTGCTTATCGTTTATTCGGTAGAGAAATAA
- the rpmI gene encoding 50S ribosomal protein L35, which translates to MPKVKTKSSAKKRFALTGTGKIKRKHAFKSHILTKKATKRKRNLTKTGLVHESDEGRVRDMLRI; encoded by the coding sequence ATGCCAAAGGTAAAAACCAAATCCAGTGCAAAGAAGAGGTTCGCTTTAACGGGAACCGGCAAAATCAAAAGGAAACACGCTTTCAAAAGCCACATCCTGACCAAAAAAGCTACCAAAAGAAAGAGAAACTTGACCAAGACTGGTCTGGTTCACGAATCTGACGAAGGTAGAGTAAGAGACATGTTGAGAATCTGA
- the thrS gene encoding threonine--tRNA ligase, whose protein sequence is MSQLIKITLPDGTVKEYEKGTTGLQIAASISEGLARNVLAAKVNGQVWDATRPINADSTIQLLTWNDSEGKNTFWHSSAHLLAEALEALHPGIKFGIGPPIETGFYYDVDFGDKTLDGSELEAIEKKMVELAREKNEYVRTEISKKDAIDYYQKKGDEYKLDLLEGLEDGSITFYQQGNFVDLCRGPHIPNTGFVKAVKLTNIAGAYWRGDEKRKMLTRIYGVTFPKAKELSEYLTLLEEAKKRDHRKLGRELELFTFSEKVGAGLPLWLPKGTLLRERLVNFLKKAQDKAGYQQVITPHIGHKALYETSGHYEKYGKDSFQPIATPHEGEEFLLKPMNCPHHCEIYKHKPHSYKELPIRYAEFGTVYRYEQRGELHGLTRVRGFTQDDAHIFCRPDQVKEEFIKVIDLVLYVFKALGFEDYTAQISLRDPENPSKYIGGDEAWNKAESAIIEASAEKGLDTVTELGEAAFYGPKLDFMVKDALGRKWQLGTIQVDYQLPERFELEYIGSDNQKHRPVMIHRAPFGSLERFVAVLIEHCAGNFPLWLSPEQINILPISEKYVGYAEEIKSILEEVGISGSIDNRDEKIGRKIRDSEVKKVPFMLIVGEKEQEERKLSVRKHGEGDLGNFSAEEFINYFQGIISASLSKE, encoded by the coding sequence ATGTCACAACTAATTAAAATTACCCTTCCGGATGGCACTGTGAAGGAGTACGAAAAAGGAACAACCGGACTACAGATTGCTGCAAGTATCAGCGAGGGTTTAGCCAGGAACGTTCTAGCCGCAAAAGTTAACGGACAGGTGTGGGATGCTACCCGGCCTATCAATGCCGATTCCACTATCCAATTGTTGACCTGGAATGACAGTGAGGGTAAAAATACCTTCTGGCACTCTTCCGCCCACTTGCTTGCTGAAGCATTGGAGGCGCTCCATCCTGGGATCAAATTCGGAATAGGCCCTCCGATCGAAACAGGCTTCTACTATGATGTGGATTTTGGGGATAAGACACTGGACGGATCTGAACTCGAAGCCATTGAGAAGAAAATGGTTGAATTGGCCCGGGAAAAGAATGAATACGTCCGTACGGAGATCTCCAAGAAAGACGCAATCGATTACTACCAAAAGAAAGGTGACGAATATAAGCTTGACCTTTTGGAAGGACTTGAGGATGGTTCAATTACTTTCTACCAGCAGGGAAACTTTGTAGATCTTTGCCGTGGGCCACATATTCCGAATACGGGTTTTGTAAAGGCAGTGAAGTTGACCAACATCGCCGGAGCCTATTGGAGAGGGGATGAGAAGCGCAAAATGCTCACCCGTATCTATGGGGTGACTTTCCCTAAAGCCAAAGAACTTTCGGAATATTTGACTTTGCTGGAAGAGGCCAAGAAACGTGATCATAGAAAACTAGGCCGTGAGCTTGAGCTTTTCACTTTCTCTGAGAAAGTAGGAGCAGGGCTGCCGCTCTGGTTGCCAAAAGGAACCTTGCTCAGAGAGCGTTTGGTGAATTTCCTGAAAAAGGCACAGGATAAAGCTGGATATCAGCAGGTGATTACACCACATATTGGTCACAAGGCTCTCTATGAGACTTCAGGACATTACGAGAAATACGGCAAGGATTCCTTTCAGCCTATTGCCACTCCGCATGAAGGTGAGGAGTTTTTGCTAAAACCAATGAACTGTCCGCATCACTGCGAGATTTATAAGCACAAGCCGCACTCATATAAAGAATTGCCTATTCGCTATGCGGAATTCGGAACGGTATATCGATACGAACAAAGAGGAGAGCTACACGGTTTGACCCGAGTTCGAGGCTTTACCCAGGATGATGCGCATATCTTCTGCCGCCCGGATCAGGTGAAGGAAGAGTTTATCAAGGTGATTGATTTGGTATTGTATGTGTTCAAAGCGCTGGGCTTTGAAGATTATACCGCTCAAATCTCCCTGAGAGATCCTGAAAATCCATCCAAATATATTGGTGGTGATGAGGCCTGGAACAAGGCAGAATCAGCAATCATTGAAGCATCTGCGGAAAAAGGATTAGATACCGTGACGGAGCTTGGGGAAGCAGCATTCTATGGTCCTAAGCTTGACTTTATGGTGAAGGATGCTTTGGGAAGAAAATGGCAGTTGGGAACTATCCAGGTCGATTATCAATTACCAGAACGGTTCGAGTTGGAATACATAGGCTCGGACAACCAGAAGCATAGACCTGTGATGATCCACAGAGCACCCTTTGGTTCTTTGGAGCGATTCGTCGCTGTGCTTATCGAGCACTGTGCTGGTAACTTCCCATTATGGCTTTCACCGGAACAGATCAATATTTTGCCTATTTCCGAGAAATATGTGGGATATGCCGAAGAAATAAAATCAATCCTCGAAGAGGTCGGGATTTCAGGTTCTATAGATAACAGGGATGAAAAAATCGGAAGGAAAATCCGTGACTCTGAAGTCAAAAAAGTGCCTTTTATGCTGATCGTGGGGGAAAAGGAGCAGGAAGAGCGCAAGCTTTCTGTCCGTAAGCATGGTGAAGGAGATCTAGGTAACTTCTCAGCGGAGGAGTTTATAAACTATTTTCAAGGGATTATTTCAGCATCATTGAGTAAGGAATAA
- the infC gene encoding translation initiation factor IF-3: MRNQRQPYRGRQEEPYKVNQKIRAREVRVVGDFVEGGNALLPTDKAIKLAQENDLDLVEISPNVDPPVCKILDYAKFKYEQKKKQKEIKSNAAKIVLKEIRFGPNTDDHDFNFKLKHAINFLKEGAKVKAYVHFVGRSIVFKERGEMLLLKFAQALAEYGAVEQLPKMEGKRMNIFIAPKAGKK; encoded by the coding sequence TTGAGAAACCAAAGACAACCCTATAGAGGTAGACAGGAAGAACCTTATAAAGTAAACCAGAAAATCAGAGCTCGTGAGGTACGGGTGGTGGGTGATTTCGTAGAAGGGGGCAACGCACTTCTTCCTACAGACAAAGCCATCAAACTCGCTCAGGAAAATGACCTGGATCTTGTAGAGATTTCTCCGAATGTTGATCCTCCAGTTTGTAAAATCCTTGACTATGCAAAGTTTAAGTACGAGCAGAAAAAGAAGCAGAAGGAGATCAAGTCCAATGCGGCGAAGATTGTTTTGAAGGAAATCCGATTCGGGCCAAATACCGATGACCATGATTTTAATTTCAAACTGAAACATGCGATCAACTTCTTGAAAGAAGGCGCAAAAGTGAAGGCATATGTACACTTCGTAGGCCGAAGCATTGTGTTTAAAGAAAGAGGAGAGATGTTGCTGTTGAAATTTGCGCAAGCACTGGCAGAGTACGGTGCGGTAGAGCAACTTCCGAAAATGGAAGGTAAAAGAATGAACATCTTCATCGCTCCGAAGGCAGGAAAGAAATAA
- the rplT gene encoding 50S ribosomal protein L20: MPRSVNAVASRARRKKVLKATRGYFGRGSNVWTVAKNKYEKGLQYAYRDRKAKKREFRALWIQRINAGARMHGVSYSQLMGLLKKGEIELNRKVLADLAMNHPEAFKAVVERVK; this comes from the coding sequence ATGCCTAGATCGGTAAACGCGGTAGCGTCCAGAGCAAGAAGAAAAAAAGTGCTAAAAGCCACAAGAGGTTATTTCGGAAGAGGTAGCAACGTATGGACAGTAGCCAAAAACAAGTATGAGAAAGGTCTTCAGTACGCATACAGAGACCGTAAAGCGAAGAAAAGAGAATTCAGAGCTTTGTGGATTCAGCGTATCAACGCAGGTGCAAGAATGCACGGCGTATCCTATTCTCAATTAATGGGGTTATTGAAGAAAGGTGAGATCGAACTTAACCGTAAGGTTTTGGCAGATCTGGCCATGAATCACCCAGAAGCATTCAAAGCTGTAGTTGAAAGAGTAAAATAA
- a CDS encoding DUF5686 and carboxypeptidase-like regulatory domain-containing protein has product MIRKYFSLFLVLICTQSFAQYVVKGKVTDSATGDPIPFASVLLKGTTIGISTDFEGNYTLEAKSLTDSISVNYLGYITGLKALRQVVEQTVNFQLKPSDFEMEAFEFQAGENPAFEVIRKAVDRKKYFDKRELSAYQTKNYTKIEIDIDHVSEEFTQRKTVQKVTAVLDSIKQLTNDEGEKILPVFFSETLSRFYFRNNPELRKEVVEKSKVTGVGITDGSTTSQITGSAFQEYNFYRNWLSIVGKEFVSPIADGWKQFYDYDLVDSVLVGKDSCYLLKVYPLRAQDLAFSGSIWINKETYALKQVDLTIPKEANLNFIERIKIQQELTPTSEGPLIPSKTRVQIKIGQITPKTAGLLAKFYTSADSVKVGEPQPTSFFNQSVTLLPDYDEASEEFWRDNRQDMLTQEEIAVLRMVDTLKRIPIVRFYSEGLKFFGTGYLPVGKVDIGPWPAFFNYNDIEGVRLGMGFRTNLKFSNKWALKGYLGYGFSDEELKYSAKVTRMLDREHWTSISLSTQKEIDQVGLEISSLQGNSVFLAASRFGTLRRPYFSRKHQFNFQREFFKGFLLYADLTFMNFEPLYDFYYLEKGSREYKSQFETTEAKVGLRYGRDETILINDNERSSLGPLRWPIFELSYAKGMDWLGGDIAYSKVNFYVYQRLNVGMFGVSRYEFDAGKVFGEVPYPVLKNHLGNETFFYTSAAFNTMNFNEFASDQYASLRYRHYFEGFLLNKVPLLKKLKWRAVANANILYGSVSDKNIANAPTLDPAGNPLQTFGRLDPTKPYVELGYGIENIFKFFRIDFFHRMTYLDNTEAKPFAVKISGQIIL; this is encoded by the coding sequence ATGATCCGCAAGTACTTTTCCCTTTTCTTAGTTCTTATTTGTACCCAGTCTTTTGCCCAATATGTGGTAAAGGGGAAAGTGACTGATTCGGCCACTGGGGATCCTATACCTTTTGCCTCAGTGCTTCTGAAAGGTACCACCATAGGGATCTCAACGGATTTTGAGGGTAATTATACATTGGAAGCCAAATCGCTTACAGATAGTATTTCTGTTAATTACCTAGGCTATATCACCGGGTTAAAGGCGTTACGGCAGGTAGTCGAGCAAACGGTCAATTTCCAGCTCAAGCCTTCTGATTTTGAGATGGAGGCTTTCGAGTTTCAAGCAGGCGAAAATCCAGCTTTTGAAGTAATCCGAAAGGCAGTTGACCGTAAAAAATACTTTGACAAGAGAGAATTAAGTGCTTATCAAACAAAGAACTATACAAAGATAGAAATTGATATAGACCATGTTTCGGAAGAGTTTACCCAGCGGAAAACAGTCCAGAAAGTCACTGCGGTATTGGACTCGATCAAGCAGCTCACCAATGACGAAGGGGAGAAGATCTTGCCTGTTTTCTTTTCAGAGACACTTTCCCGATTTTACTTCAGGAACAATCCAGAACTGAGAAAGGAAGTAGTAGAGAAATCTAAGGTAACCGGGGTAGGGATCACAGATGGATCCACCACTTCACAAATCACCGGATCAGCATTCCAAGAATATAATTTTTACAGAAACTGGCTGAGCATTGTAGGGAAGGAGTTTGTTTCGCCCATTGCCGATGGCTGGAAGCAGTTTTACGATTATGATTTGGTAGATTCGGTTTTGGTGGGCAAGGATTCCTGCTATTTGCTGAAAGTCTATCCGCTGAGGGCGCAGGATCTGGCTTTCTCAGGGAGCATATGGATCAACAAGGAAACCTATGCTCTGAAGCAGGTGGATCTGACCATTCCCAAAGAGGCCAACCTGAATTTTATAGAGCGGATCAAAATCCAGCAGGAACTTACTCCTACATCAGAAGGGCCATTGATCCCTTCCAAGACAAGAGTGCAGATCAAAATAGGACAGATTACGCCAAAGACCGCCGGGCTTTTGGCCAAATTCTATACTTCTGCGGATAGTGTTAAAGTCGGTGAACCACAACCCACCTCGTTTTTCAATCAATCGGTGACCTTACTACCCGATTATGATGAAGCTAGTGAGGAATTTTGGAGGGACAACAGGCAGGACATGCTGACCCAAGAAGAGATAGCTGTCCTGAGGATGGTGGATACGCTGAAAAGAATCCCCATTGTGCGCTTTTACTCCGAAGGGCTAAAGTTCTTTGGAACGGGCTATTTGCCGGTAGGAAAGGTGGATATTGGACCTTGGCCTGCCTTTTTCAACTATAATGACATAGAAGGAGTGAGGCTGGGTATGGGCTTCCGCACCAACCTGAAATTCAGTAATAAATGGGCCCTTAAAGGCTATTTAGGTTATGGTTTTAGTGACGAAGAGTTAAAATATTCTGCTAAAGTCACACGCATGTTGGATAGAGAGCATTGGACATCCATTTCTCTCTCAACCCAGAAAGAAATTGATCAGGTAGGATTGGAGATTTCCAGCCTGCAGGGAAACAGCGTATTTCTGGCGGCAAGCAGGTTTGGCACGCTGCGAAGACCTTATTTCAGCCGGAAGCATCAGTTCAATTTCCAGCGGGAGTTTTTCAAGGGTTTTCTCTTGTACGCAGACCTTACTTTTATGAATTTTGAGCCGTTATATGATTTTTATTACCTGGAAAAAGGCAGCAGGGAATACAAATCCCAGTTTGAGACAACCGAAGCCAAAGTAGGACTGCGCTACGGTCGGGATGAGACCATATTGATCAATGACAATGAACGAAGCTCTCTGGGGCCTCTGCGTTGGCCGATATTCGAATTGAGCTACGCCAAAGGGATGGATTGGTTGGGAGGAGATATAGCTTATTCCAAAGTGAACTTCTATGTGTACCAGCGGTTGAACGTGGGCATGTTTGGTGTTTCAAGGTATGAGTTCGATGCCGGAAAAGTATTTGGTGAGGTGCCTTATCCTGTGCTGAAAAACCACTTGGGAAATGAGACCTTTTTCTATACTTCTGCCGCTTTCAATACCATGAATTTCAACGAGTTTGCCTCGGATCAGTATGCAAGTTTGCGCTATAGGCATTATTTCGAAGGTTTTTTGCTGAACAAAGTTCCTTTACTCAAAAAGCTGAAGTGGCGTGCCGTGGCCAATGCGAATATACTGTATGGATCGGTAAGTGATAAGAACATAGCCAATGCCCCGACTTTGGATCCCGCTGGAAATCCCTTGCAGACGTTTGGAAGGCTTGATCCTACCAAACCTTATGTGGAATTGGGTTATGGGATCGAGAATATTTTTAAATTCTTCAGAATAGACTTTTTCCACAGGATGACGTACCTGGATAATACTGAAGCTAAGCCATTTGCGGTAAAAATATCCGGACAGATTATTCTTTAG
- a CDS encoding carboxypeptidase-like regulatory domain-containing protein — translation MRFLICSFFFLWVHFVKAQNQKANSISGVIIDREDSAPVPFAYLYLKNYPDFSTLADEQGEFMFYFPSQFMDEMLVVSRIGYEKKEVSISSLSATANKLSLQRQLLLLNEVTVMPEGNSIEEMISKAIDNIPKNYPDKRHQLRGFYRKVSTNYEEFTKLVEAAVLVEDVSYKKDGLSLRIKLESLRQSDELGEVDSSMSSLKQRLRDQIKASGSTIGPLNEIIETYQHNNGFRGDAYHSKSWFGKDGDRFMGIPELPTYRRFMGEEIVGNDTIYQIAFSSKDPPNGNSYLKINSRNYAIVEYQFRLASGEFEYFAKFREVDGVYYPEMLRNKELRLINRDVGAHQMDISTFWFDMPMTEDLKKIRAKDALGRDEEVVSNKYELDSSFWKGYDFIKKYPLDSAVIRSLEKEKSLEQQFKCNAKD, via the coding sequence ATGCGATTTTTAATATGCTCTTTCTTTTTTCTTTGGGTTCATTTTGTAAAGGCACAAAATCAGAAAGCAAATAGTATTTCCGGCGTCATCATAGACAGGGAAGATTCGGCTCCGGTTCCCTTCGCTTACCTATACCTAAAGAACTATCCTGATTTTTCTACCTTGGCAGATGAGCAAGGTGAATTCATGTTTTATTTCCCTTCCCAGTTTATGGATGAAATGCTGGTGGTCTCCCGCATAGGATACGAAAAGAAGGAGGTCTCAATTTCTTCTCTATCAGCTACCGCTAACAAACTGAGTCTCCAGAGGCAATTACTGTTATTAAATGAGGTTACGGTCATGCCAGAAGGTAATTCTATAGAAGAAATGATTTCTAAGGCGATTGATAATATCCCCAAAAACTATCCAGACAAACGTCACCAGCTAAGAGGGTTTTACAGAAAAGTATCTACGAATTACGAGGAGTTTACGAAGCTGGTCGAGGCAGCCGTATTGGTAGAGGATGTTAGCTATAAAAAGGATGGATTGTCACTTCGAATTAAGCTTGAATCGCTACGACAAAGTGACGAATTGGGTGAGGTTGATTCTTCCATGTCATCGCTGAAGCAACGACTTAGAGACCAAATCAAAGCCTCTGGAAGTACTATTGGGCCATTAAATGAAATTATAGAGACCTATCAACATAATAATGGATTTCGTGGTGATGCTTACCATTCCAAAAGTTGGTTCGGGAAAGATGGAGACCGATTTATGGGGATTCCAGAGTTGCCAACCTACCGGAGATTTATGGGAGAGGAGATTGTGGGAAATGATACGATTTATCAAATAGCATTCAGCAGTAAAGATCCTCCTAACGGCAACAGTTATCTGAAAATAAACAGTAGAAACTATGCGATTGTTGAGTATCAATTTAGGTTGGCATCTGGTGAATTTGAGTACTTCGCAAAGTTTAGGGAAGTTGATGGAGTTTATTATCCGGAAATGCTTCGAAATAAGGAGTTAAGATTGATAAATCGTGATGTAGGCGCTCATCAAATGGATATTAGTACGTTTTGGTTTGATATGCCCATGACTGAGGATTTGAAAAAGATTCGAGCGAAAGATGCACTAGGTCGCGATGAGGAAGTGGTATCCAATAAATATGAACTTGATTCAAGTTTTTGGAAGGGCTATGATTTTATCAAAAAATACCCTCTGGATTCAGCTGTCATCAGGAGTTTGGAAAAGGAGAAAAGTCTGGAACAACAATTTAAGTGCAATGCGAAAGACTAA